Proteins from one Chitinophaga oryzae genomic window:
- a CDS encoding 1-phosphofructokinase family hexose kinase → MSGIITITLNPAIDKSTTVPRLVPERKLQCSHPVFEPGGGGVNVARAIIQLGGNARAIYLAGGHPGKFFDALLNAEGVPAVSVPIAGNTRENLIVTDIADNAQYRLDMPGPAVDAYEWQHLLEVIRGIGQVDYIVASGSLAPGVPPDIFASFSAIAALKGARFVVDTSREALKQALREGAYLVKPNIRELAGFAGKDMLNTEEIVEVAQQIIRKNQCEVVVVSMGETGAMLITDSMAVKIPAPRVQRVSTVGAGDSMMAGIVYSLSAGRDILEAAQFGVACGTAATLNPGTALCKKEDAQRLFEEIHQTQSFTISR, encoded by the coding sequence ATGTCCGGCATTATCACTATTACACTGAATCCTGCCATTGATAAAAGCACTACCGTACCCAGGCTGGTACCGGAACGAAAGCTACAATGCAGTCATCCTGTCTTTGAACCCGGTGGCGGCGGGGTAAACGTGGCGAGGGCCATCATACAGTTAGGCGGCAACGCCCGGGCTATTTACCTGGCGGGGGGCCATCCCGGTAAATTTTTCGACGCCTTGCTAAATGCTGAAGGAGTGCCTGCGGTGTCTGTCCCTATTGCAGGGAACACCCGGGAAAATCTGATCGTCACCGATATCGCCGATAACGCACAGTACCGGCTGGATATGCCCGGACCGGCAGTGGACGCCTACGAATGGCAGCACTTGCTGGAAGTTATCCGGGGCATCGGTCAGGTGGATTATATCGTTGCGAGCGGCAGCCTGGCGCCGGGGGTCCCGCCGGATATATTTGCGTCTTTCAGCGCCATAGCGGCCCTGAAAGGCGCCCGGTTTGTTGTGGACACATCCCGGGAAGCCTTAAAACAGGCATTGCGGGAAGGCGCCTACCTTGTCAAACCCAACATCAGGGAACTCGCGGGCTTTGCAGGCAAAGACATGCTTAACACAGAAGAGATCGTGGAAGTGGCCCAACAAATCATCCGCAAAAATCAATGTGAAGTGGTCGTCGTATCCATGGGAGAAACAGGCGCCATGTTAATAACGGACAGCATGGCCGTAAAGATCCCGGCGCCAAGGGTGCAACGGGTAAGTACCGTTGGCGCAGGCGACAGCATGATGGCAGGCATTGTTTACAGCCTGTCTGCCGGCCGGGATATATTGGAAGCTGCACAATTCGGCGTCGCCTGTGGCACAGCCGCCACACTGAACCCCGGCACCGCCCTGTGTAAAAAAGAAGATGCGCAACGGCTTTTCGAAGAAATACACCAAACACAGTCATTTACCATCAGCCGTTAA
- a CDS encoding nuclear transport factor 2 family protein, producing the protein MTVAQVATRLAEYCRNEEFSRAQQELYADEAVSIEPADIPGFDRETKGKEALREKDRKFNEMVESRHGTSVSEPLIAGNAFSFVLTMDIKMKGGDRQTMTELCVYTVKDGKIISEQFFM; encoded by the coding sequence ATGACAGTTGCACAAGTTGCCACCCGTTTGGCTGAATATTGCCGTAATGAAGAATTTAGCCGGGCGCAGCAGGAGCTTTACGCTGACGAGGCCGTCAGCATAGAACCCGCTGATATTCCTGGTTTTGACAGGGAAACCAAAGGAAAGGAAGCGCTCCGGGAAAAAGACCGGAAGTTTAACGAGATGGTGGAATCCCGGCATGGTACTTCGGTTTCCGAGCCGCTGATCGCCGGCAACGCCTTTTCCTTTGTATTGACAATGGACATTAAAATGAAAGGAGGAGACCGCCAGACCATGACGGAACTTTGCGTGTATACCGTGAAGGATGGTAAAATTATTTCGGAGCAGTTTTTTATGTAA
- a CDS encoding DUF4345 domain-containing protein produces MHLSRTIKILARIYLLLSAGSFFMVSMMGFFSPQAVMDLVQVKLPNNDAFSSIRGVYGGVGLTITVMLVRWALKDIQQGVVFLCWLWGLYALSRIITWTAEGPLGAFGTQWLVIESVFFAMGMLLFLRLPKNKPAAHG; encoded by the coding sequence ATGCATCTATCCCGAACGATTAAAATTTTGGCCCGCATCTACCTGTTGCTGTCTGCAGGAAGTTTTTTTATGGTGAGCATGATGGGATTTTTCAGTCCGCAGGCGGTTATGGACCTCGTACAGGTGAAGCTTCCGAACAATGACGCATTCAGCTCCATCCGGGGCGTATATGGCGGCGTAGGGTTAACGATCACGGTCATGCTTGTACGCTGGGCGCTCAAAGATATACAGCAGGGCGTTGTTTTTTTATGCTGGCTATGGGGGCTGTACGCGCTCTCGAGAATAATAACATGGACGGCAGAAGGTCCGCTGGGAGCATTCGGTACGCAATGGCTGGTCATTGAAAGCGTGTTTTTTGCGATGGGAATGTTACTATTCCTCCGGCTACCCAAAAACAAGCCTGCTGCTCATGGCTAA
- a CDS encoding alpha/beta hydrolase, which produces MKLCSTWRLAGCLCLTLIFSACKKETIEKGRVREFGLLSAVNGGNYDIRVALPENYSPAKGYRTLYVLDARLDFDFTAVECEKQARDRHQEGMLVVGIGYGHDRMDDYTPTPSDIGSGGADKFIEFIEAELIPRIETEFHATPARSARAILGHSAGGLLVGHSFTNHNRIFGHYLCLSPSFWYDDAIALRNEKAYREQNKVGSGTFFLGLGELEEKMRPPFTGFRNALQAYYPHYALQDYITPGKGHLDSKKTNIKKALTFFFENN; this is translated from the coding sequence ATGAAACTGTGTAGTACCTGGCGCCTGGCTGGATGTTTATGCCTGACGCTTATTTTCTCTGCTTGTAAGAAGGAAACCATCGAAAAAGGCCGCGTCCGGGAGTTCGGTCTCTTGTCGGCTGTCAACGGTGGCAACTATGACATCCGGGTGGCACTGCCCGAAAACTATTCCCCTGCAAAGGGATATCGCACCCTCTACGTGCTGGATGCCAGGCTGGATTTTGACTTTACCGCGGTGGAATGCGAAAAGCAGGCCCGTGACCGTCACCAGGAAGGGATGCTGGTTGTCGGTATTGGCTACGGCCACGACCGTATGGATGATTATACCCCGACGCCCAGCGATATCGGCAGTGGCGGGGCCGATAAATTTATCGAGTTCATAGAAGCGGAACTCATTCCACGGATAGAGACCGAGTTTCATGCAACACCCGCCCGGTCAGCGAGGGCCATCCTGGGACATTCCGCCGGCGGACTGCTGGTAGGCCACAGCTTCACCAATCATAACCGGATCTTTGGCCACTACCTGTGCCTGAGCCCTTCGTTCTGGTATGACGATGCGATTGCGCTCCGCAACGAAAAGGCTTACCGCGAACAAAACAAGGTGGGGAGCGGTACTTTTTTTCTCGGGCTGGGTGAACTGGAAGAAAAGATGCGCCCGCCTTTTACAGGCTTCCGCAACGCGCTACAGGCGTATTATCCTCATTATGCACTGCAGGATTACATCACCCCCGGGAAGGGGCACCTCGACTCCAAAAAGACGAACATCAAAAAGGCACTCACTTTTTTCTTTGAAAACAACTAA